The Noviherbaspirillum saxi genome includes a window with the following:
- the uvrB gene encoding excinuclease ABC subunit UvrB, with product MADLSQVSSPIDESKIVTFPNSPYRLYQPFSPAGDQPAAIDKLVEGVDDGLSFQTLLGVTGSGKTYTMANVIARLGRPAIVFAPNKTLAAQLYSEFREFFPQNAVEYFVSYYDYYQPEAYVPQRDLFIEKDSSINEHIEQMRLSCTKSLMERRDVVIVATVSAIYGIGNPNEYHKMILTLRAKDKVSQRDVIARLIQMQYTRNEVDFGRGTFRVRGDTIDVFPAEHAELAVRIETFDDEIDSLQLFDPLTGRVRQKIPRFTVYPGSHYVTPRSTVLRAIESIKEELRERLEFFRKENKLIEEQRIEQRTRFDLEMMQEIGFTKGIENYSRHLSGAMPGEPPPTLVDYLPQDALMFLDESHVLLGQLNGMYNGDRARKVNLVDYGFRLPSALDNRPLKFAEFESKMRQTVFVSATPAEYEGTHSDQVVEQVVRPTGLVDPQIVVRPASTQVDDLMSEIADRVKKNERVLVTTLTKRMAEQLTEFLGDNGIKVRYLHSDIDTVERVEIIRDLRLGTFDVLVGINLLREGLDIPEVSLVAILDADKEGFLRSERSLIQTIGRAARNLNGTAILYGDKVTDSMRRAIDETERRRNKQVAFNKANNITPAGVKKEIRDLIDGVYSPQEARSELLVAQEQAKYESMSEKQVSKEIKRLEKLMVDHAKNLEFEKAAQVRDQLHLLKEQLFGAPGMDNVIPLAGK from the coding sequence ATGGCAGATTTATCCCAGGTTTCCAGCCCCATAGACGAGTCGAAAATCGTCACTTTCCCGAATTCGCCCTATCGTTTGTACCAGCCTTTTTCACCGGCTGGCGACCAGCCGGCTGCTATAGACAAGCTGGTGGAAGGCGTCGACGACGGGTTGTCTTTTCAGACACTGCTTGGCGTTACCGGTTCTGGCAAGACCTATACGATGGCAAATGTGATTGCCCGCCTCGGGCGTCCCGCCATCGTCTTTGCGCCGAACAAGACATTGGCAGCGCAACTCTATAGCGAGTTCCGCGAGTTCTTTCCTCAGAATGCCGTGGAATACTTCGTCAGCTACTACGATTACTACCAGCCTGAAGCCTACGTGCCGCAGCGCGACCTGTTCATCGAGAAAGACTCCTCGATCAACGAGCATATCGAACAGATGCGCCTGTCGTGCACCAAGTCGCTCATGGAGCGGCGCGACGTTGTCATCGTTGCTACAGTGTCCGCGATTTACGGTATCGGTAATCCGAACGAGTATCACAAGATGATCCTTACCTTGCGTGCCAAGGACAAGGTAAGTCAGCGCGATGTGATTGCCCGCTTGATTCAAATGCAATATACGCGCAACGAAGTCGATTTCGGCCGCGGAACGTTCCGGGTTCGGGGCGACACCATCGACGTGTTTCCGGCCGAGCATGCGGAGTTGGCAGTGCGCATCGAGACCTTCGACGATGAGATCGACAGTCTGCAGCTGTTCGATCCGCTGACCGGGCGCGTGCGGCAAAAAATTCCGCGTTTCACCGTATATCCGGGATCGCATTACGTGACGCCGCGTTCCACGGTGTTGCGGGCGATAGAAAGCATCAAGGAAGAACTGCGCGAGCGACTTGAATTCTTTAGAAAGGAAAACAAGCTGATCGAAGAGCAGCGCATCGAGCAGCGTACCCGTTTCGATCTTGAAATGATGCAGGAAATCGGCTTCACCAAGGGCATCGAAAATTATTCCCGCCATCTGAGCGGTGCCATGCCGGGGGAGCCGCCGCCGACGCTGGTCGACTACCTGCCGCAGGATGCCTTGATGTTCCTGGACGAGTCGCACGTTCTTCTTGGGCAGTTGAACGGGATGTACAACGGCGACCGCGCGCGCAAGGTCAATCTTGTCGATTATGGATTCCGGTTGCCTTCTGCACTCGACAACCGTCCGCTGAAGTTTGCCGAGTTCGAAAGCAAGATGCGGCAAACGGTGTTCGTCTCTGCCACGCCGGCCGAATACGAGGGCACGCACTCTGATCAGGTAGTGGAACAGGTTGTCCGTCCCACCGGGCTGGTCGATCCGCAGATAGTTGTGCGGCCCGCCAGCACTCAGGTCGATGACCTGATGTCGGAAATTGCGGATCGGGTGAAGAAGAATGAGCGTGTCTTGGTCACCACGCTGACCAAGCGTATGGCCGAACAGTTAACTGAATTCCTGGGAGACAACGGCATAAAGGTACGATATCTGCACAGCGACATCGATACCGTTGAGCGCGTCGAGATTATTCGTGATCTGCGTTTGGGGACGTTTGATGTTCTGGTCGGTATCAACCTGTTGCGGGAAGGGCTGGACATACCCGAAGTGTCGCTAGTCGCCATTCTCGATGCCGATAAGGAAGGCTTCCTTCGTTCCGAGCGAAGCCTGATCCAGACTATTGGCCGTGCGGCCCGTAACCTGAACGGTACTGCAATTCTCTACGGCGACAAGGTGACCGATTCGATGCGTCGTGCAATCGACGAAACAGAACGGCGCCGTAACAAGCAAGTGGCTTTCAACAAGGCCAACAACATCACTCCGGCTGGCGTGAAGAAAGAAATTCGCGACCTGATCGACGGCGTCTACAGTCCGCAGGAAGCGCGAAGCGAGCTGCTGGTTGCGCAGGAGCAGGCGAAATACGAGTCCATGAGCGAGAAGCAGGTCAGCAAGGAAATCAAGCGGCTTGAGAAGCTGATGGTGGACCACGCAAAGAACCTTGAATTCGAAAAAGCCGCACAGGTTCGCGACCAATTGCATTTGCTGAAGGAACAGCTGTTCGGCGCACCCGGCATGGATAACGTTATTCCGCTTGCTGGCAAGTAA